AGCGACGACCATGACTGGCAGTTCGGTCGTCGTGTATTTGGAACAGGGGCACTCGGGCGTTCATGGCATCACAGCCAGTCGCTTAGTTGAAACGTTTGGAAAACCTGCCGCGATATTTTCACCCAAGGGGGCAGGTGCCCGAATGTTACTGCAACCGACTGGTGTGGGTTGTGAAGTTGCTTCGTCCGACCTTGCCTCTGGCTCGTTTCGTGGCATCGCCGGTTTTGACGTTCGCCGAGCAATTGAACGTGTCGTCAATCTGAATCCTGGATTAGTTATATCGTTTGGTGGCCATCCCGCAGCGGCTGGCGCTGTTGTTCCCATTGCAAACGTTGGACGTTTCGCCGCTGCCTATGAGCAAGCGGTAATAGAACAACTTGGTTCGCAGCCGCTTGGCCCCGTCGTTTGGGCAGATGGAGAACTTCCCTGCGGTAACCATACTTTAGAATCGCTCGATGCTCTCAGCGCTTTCGGCCCATTCGGGCGTGGTTTTGAACGGCCACTTTATCAAGGTCATTTTCGCATTACGGAGCGGACGGCGTTGACCGGTGGTGCTCATCTACGGTTAGGCTTAATTCAGGGCAACGTAGCGCTTAAGGCGATATGGTTCGGGGCAGGCGACGTTCGCGAAGCGGCTGAGATGCAGATTGGGGATGAAATCTTTTTGGTTTACCATCTTGCCGATAATAATTTTGGTGGACGGCGCTCCGTGCAGGTTATGATTAAACACGGAAACAGAATCTCTAGTCGGTAGAGGTGAAAGCGAACAACGCCATCTCATGCCGGCGTGTTGATTTTAATGGTCGTGACCTGGGCTAAGCTTCATGCACCGTTCTAAATCTAAATTGACCACTTCGTCTCAGCCCACGAAAACCGGTCTTCCGTTTCGCTAGACCAGCCGTGATCAATCCTACTAGCCCAAATCCCCAATTGACTATGAAAACTCAGCCAACTCCGCTCGAATTTTTTTGAGTAACTCTTCTGCATTTCGGTAATTGCCTGCCTTCATAAACGTAAAAGTGAGAAGTGTCAGCGGATGAATTTTCATCGTTTCCGCTATCGCTTCGATTTTTTCAATCGTAGGACTCTTCATGCCTCTTTCCAGCGTGCTCATGTAAGTTCTGCTGGAAACGACTGAAAAGTCTTCCTGTGTTAGCTCTCTCGCCTTTCGTACTTCCTTAAGGGCCCGACCAAGCGCAAGTTTTGTTTTCACCAGGATGTCCCAGTTAAAGGGACACCCAATTAAGTGGATTGCGCACTATAGGAGTACAATCTATAGTGTTCATTTTGTTAGGCGCGACCACAAATAGCGACCTAGCGACCTAGCGACCTAGCGACCTAGCTACCTAGCGACATAATCTCAAGAGATGACCGCTGTTTAGCGGCGGTCGCATAAGAAAATGTTCGAAACAACTGACTACGCCGAGATCGATCTGCCAGCAGCGTTCCGGGAAGACGGAAGCCGCGCCTGGTCCTACGTTTTCCGTCGATTACACGTTCCCTGGTTTCATCTCATTTATCAGTTTCAAGCCGAGGACAACGTTCGACTAAAGCAGCCCGCCTTTCTAAGCGAGGTCTATCAGCTGTGCGAATTCCAAGCGGCAGAAGGGGTCAAGGTCGAAGAAGTGCAGGTCGTATTGCCGAGCCACATGACGGGCGCCAATCGCTGGACGATGGAACCGCTGGTAGAGATTTGGGAAGGCATCGAACCCCATGCCCAAGGACAAAAAGCTTATGTCTACGTGCTCGGGAACGGTAATCGTTTGATGGTTTCTGGGCTCGACACGAAAGAGACCGAATTACTCGATCGTTGTCTTGTGTTTCGTAGTCCGACCAAAAAGCGGCGGAACAAGCGTTCTTAGAAAGCGTTACGACGTAGGTCGATTTTTTTGAGGGAGGAACTCCATGGTCGGGTGGAAAGTAGCAGGGAGATTGATAGCGATCACGGGTGTCTTCGGATATGGATGTGCCGGTGTCCCAGGGACGGTATCAAGGAATGACGCGGCAAAATCTCCAACCGTCGAAGACTTCATTGCTGCCAATCTACATACGCCGGACCGGGTATTGATCATCCGATACACCAACCCCGACCCGAAGAATCTCTCCATACCGAGAGACAAACTTCAGACCTACTGCCAAACCCAGGGCGGCAATCTCGAGCGAACGTCAAAGGCCAGGTTTCCGGAGGTCTACGCGCCAACCGCCGAACCGTATCTCGGCGAATTCCTCTGCCGCAAAGGCGATACGAAGCTATGGGCAGTCGATATACGCCCAACCGGGCCGGCAAAGTATGAAGGACCGACAGCAGTCTTTTTCGGCAACTCACCGGGAAACGACTACCAGGTAAAGCTCAAGGTCAGAGAAATAAGCACGGCTGCTATTTCGCTGACCTCCTGCAACACCGACGAAGCAAAGACAACGCTTACCGCGGCCGAAGACTTTCTCCGCAATAAGCTGAACGTCGTCCCTCGCATCGAGGATCGCAGCGGTTTCAACAAGCGGTGGAGCTCGGATGCGTTGATCGAGGTGTCCAAGAAGATCATGTCCGAGTGTCCATCTGCTCTCAGCGATGTGACCTACCAGGTAAGGATCAACAAGCGGTCAAGCGTCGAGAGGATAGTTACCTACGACGTGGACAAGTTCGAATACTTCCCGGTGGCGTATAAACCGGAAGGCGTCACGTTGACGCCGACCATCACGATCCGATCGATTCGGCTTCTCCAACTCCGC
The window above is part of the Gammaproteobacteria bacterium genome. Proteins encoded here:
- a CDS encoding helix-turn-helix transcriptional regulator — encoded protein: MKTKLALGRALKEVRKARELTQEDFSVVSSRTYMSTLERGMKSPTIEKIEAIAETMKIHPLTLLTFTFMKAGNYRNAEELLKKIRAELAEFS